CTTGGAATATCCCCTAGATTTGGTAGGTGGATAACAGGTTTTATTGAAAGGTTTAAGGGTCATTTGTTCTGACTTGTGATTGGATATTTGATAGGAGGTAACGTAATGAGTAATAATGAAACATTCTTTGAGAGATTAAATAGATATTATCGGTATTTGTTATCTGATCCACCATTAGGTAGACACTCGCCGCTTTTTACGTTGCCTGCCGAGCCCTTTGGGCAAGGAGATACAGAGAGGTGTATTGAAATCCCCTGGGCGGTATCCTGTTACCACAGTGAGAAGAGAGTTCTCGATGTTGGCTATGCCAACGCTGAGGATAGATATGTATCGGAATTATTGTCTTTAAATATCCCTCAACTTTTTGGGATTGATATGATTCCTAAAAATTGTCCTGGGATTATATCGGTCGTTGGGGATATCAGGAATACCTCGTTTCCAGACGATTTTTTCGATCTCGTATTCTGTATATCTACAATAGAACATATTGGGAGAGACAATTCCGTATATCATATTCCTTATGTAAGTGAAGATAATGAGGGCGATTTCAAGGCCCTCCAAGAAATTTACAGAATAGTGAAACCCTATGGCAGAGTTGTTGTTACAGTGCCCTATGGGAAGTCATATGATTACGGGTGGTTCATTCATTATGACGATGCCCGTTTGCAGAGATTAGTTGAATTATCAAAATTTTCAATAGTTCTGGAGGATTATTTCATCTACAGATCTGGATGGCATAAGTGTGATAAGTCTGAACTGGCAAGTACACTCTATCAAGATGATAATGCCCCTGCAGCCGCAGGATTAGCATGTATTCTCTTAGAAAAAAGGTGATCATTCATGCGAGTTCAATCTTTCGGCTGCTTTTCGATTTTGGGAAGATTAGGATCGGAAATCTCTCAGGTAATGGGAAATGA
Above is a genomic segment from Methanofollis sp. UBA420 containing:
- a CDS encoding class I SAM-dependent methyltransferase, coding for MSNNETFFERLNRYYRYLLSDPPLGRHSPLFTLPAEPFGQGDTERCIEIPWAVSCYHSEKRVLDVGYANAEDRYVSELLSLNIPQLFGIDMIPKNCPGIISVVGDIRNTSFPDDFFDLVFCISTIEHIGRDNSVYHIPYVSEDNEGDFKALQEIYRIVKPYGRVVVTVPYGKSYDYGWFIHYDDARLQRLVELSKFSIVLEDYFIYRSGWHKCDKSELASTLYQDDNAPAAAGLACILLEKR